A genome region from Paralichthys olivaceus isolate ysfri-2021 chromosome 6, ASM2471397v2, whole genome shotgun sequence includes the following:
- the LOC109635028 gene encoding interleukin-17 receptor C isoform X1, giving the protein MDSALRLHLRRPRFHFVLLLLLQLRLGLLVSAGELEMMEQDAPELMCSEGLWDCHVKSVSQFAAALPDPNDAVHVTHVHLKVMLCCSDAQDCEPCLRIIITVKVAEEVSEESVEDADKQELFSMNQKMEGSGQNVLPQPTALVKVCLSSPGHSEICKMLNFKLSPSTLASQQPTHKQMQLLLTETVMFDSPVVVQVHAHSKETLNVQKITVPSLEEVCSMNLEAHVKECDVPRLRAETDPRKNVVLLHLENTKARQDDLMYQMIWNERPGEILAWPKGQRETVISSNFVTPCLCFQVWWKGKALRREFCPFKNQHDALERMQHNVSVSLEEFQMREGGTGLGWNVTTPCRLEAEVWLCKKELAGGRCEEVTGSRQRLHNHAHAGWRTTRNGHWTTGEFNVSSHPLLCVQIKIHGMESHLEPQCPFTTSRWKWSLLLLIGLLLICLAILGAYFIQGVVKGYVWRWLKEDDVKGAVGGGHVVLLYPPDGNQGLPELMCHLGSSLQALGFSVSLDLWSQAELSMLGPVPWLHSRLDRLKRQGGKVVLVLTQATWIKAEEWGAQSWERNTASNGNRYKKEEEEGRSDAASAPCVDVFSASFSCILADYLQGRAGERFMLVQFESLPPETQGGAWPLPELFRGLHVYSLPSQSLGFLTELAGARQMATASARRKRAGSLRVASRALARGLSGFTAGTTILRFPGKSQSCVGLGVEESGEMVPLQPCLITPPSSPEHKPQYQRNGMGLTAGEYDP; this is encoded by the exons ATGGACTCCGCGCTGCGCCTCCACCTCCGGAGGCCACGGTTTCACTttgtgctcctgctgctgctccagctgcgCCTCGGCCTGTTGGTGTCCGCGGGAGAGCTGGAGATGATGGAGCAAGACGCACCTGAGCTCATGTGTAGCGAG GGTTTGTGGGACTGCCACGTGAAGTCAG TCTCTCAGTTCGCTGCTGCGCTGCCTGATCCTAACGATGCAGTGCATGTTACACACGTGCATCTGAAAGTGATGCTGTGCTGCTCGGATGCTCAAGactgtgaaccctgcctgcggaTCATCATCACAGTCAAAG TTGCTGAAGAGGTTTCTGAGGAGTCAGTGGAAGACGCCGATAAACAGGAGTTATTCAGCATGAATCAAAAGATGGAGGGAAGTGGTCAGAATGTGCTCCCCCAACCAACAG CTTTGGTGAAAGTGTGTCTCAGCTCTCCAGGCCACAGTGAAATTTGTAAGATGCTAAATTTCAAACTGAGTCCCTCAACTTTAGCTTCTCAACAGCCCACACATAAG CAGATGCAGCTGCTGTTGACGGAGACGGTGATGTTCGACAGTCCTGTTGTGGTCCAAGTCCACGCACATTCAAAGGAAACTCTCAATGTCCAAAAAATCACAGTCCCGTCTTTAGAAGAAG TTTGCTCCATGAACCTGGAGGCGCATGTAAAGGAATGCGATG TTCCCAGACTCCGAGCTGAGACGGATCCCAGGAAAAACGTGGTCCTCCTCCACCTGGAAAACACTAAAGCCAGACAAGATGATCTCATGTATCAGATGATTTGGAACGAAAGACCTGGAGAGATTCTTGCATGG CCCAAAGGCCAGAGAGAAACGGTCATATCTTCAAACTTTGTTACACCATGTCTGTGCTTCCAG GTGTGGTGGAAGGGAAAAGCCCTTCGAAGAGAATTCTGTCCTTTCAAAAACCAACATG atgcACTTGAAAGAATGCAGCACAATGTGTCTGTGTCCCTGGAGGAGTTTCAGATGAGGGAGGGTGGCACAGGGCTTGGCTGGAATGTGACTACCCCCTGCAGACTGGAGGCAGAGGTGTGGCTGTGCAAGAAAGAGCTGGCAGGAGGCCGATGTGAGGAGGTGACCGGCTCCAGACAGCGGCTGCACAACCATGCACATGCTGGCTGGAGGACAACACGCAATGGACACTGG ACGACAGGAGAGTTCAATGTGTCATCACACCCTCTGCTTTGTGTTCAG ATAAAGATACATGGGATGGAGTCACACTTGGAGCCCCAGTGTCCATTTACAA CATCTCGGTGGAAATGGAGCCTGCTGCTCCTCATCGGATTACTGCTGATATGTTTGGCCATACTCGGAGCCTATTTCATACAAGGGGTTGTGAAAG GCTACGTATGGCGATGGTTGAAAGAGGACGACGTGAAAG GTGCAGTGGGTGGTGGTCATGTGGTGTTGCTGTACCCACCTGATGGTAACCAGGGCTTGCCGGAGCTGATGTGTCACCTGGGCTCGTCCCTCCAGGCCCTGGGCTTCAGCGTGTCTCTGGACCTGTGGAGCCAGGCTGAGCTCAGCATGCTTGGCCCCGTCCCTTGGCTCCATTCAAGACTGGACCGTCTTAAGCGGCAGGGAGGCAAAGTGGTGCTAGTTCTAACCCAGGCCACCTGGATAAAGGCAGAAGAATGGGGAGCTCAGAGCTGGGAGAGAAACACCGCCAGCAATGGGAATAGATacaagaaggaagaggaggaagggaggagcgACGCTGCTTCCGCTCCCTGTGTGGATGTCTTCAGTGCTTCGTTTAGCTGCATTCTAGCAGACTATTTACAGGGCCGTGCGGGGGAGCGGTTTATGTTGGTACAGTTTGAATCACTTCCACCAGAGACTCAAGGTGGTGCTTGGCCGCTACCAGAACTCTTTCGCGGCCTTCATGTCTACAGCCTCCCCTCCCAGAGCCTGGGCTTTCTGACTGAGCTGGCTGGAGCTCGGCAAATGGCCACTGCATCAGCCAGACGGAAGCGGGCAGGCAGCCTCAGGGTGGCGTCCCGAGCTTTGGCGAGAGGGCTGTCTGGGTTCACAGCAGGGACAACAATACTACGCTTTCCAGGGAAGTCCCAGAGCTGTGTTGGGTTAGGTGTAGAAGAGTCTGGAGAAATGGTTCCATTGCAGCCATGTCTTATTACTCCTCCCTCCAGCCCCGAACACAAGCCCCAATATCAACGAAATGGAATGGGTCTGACAGCCGGAGAGTATGACCCATGA
- the LOC109635028 gene encoding interleukin-17 receptor C isoform X2, which yields MDSALRLHLRRPRFHFVLLLLLQLRLGLLVSAGELEMMEQDAPELMCSEGLWDCHVKSVSQFAAALPDPNDAVHVTHVHLKVMLCCSDAQDCEPCLRIIITVKVAEEVSEESVEDADKQELFSMNQKMEGSGQNVLPQPTALVKVCLSSPGHSEICKMLNFKLSPSTLASQQPTHKMQLLLTETVMFDSPVVVQVHAHSKETLNVQKITVPSLEEVCSMNLEAHVKECDVPRLRAETDPRKNVVLLHLENTKARQDDLMYQMIWNERPGEILAWPKGQRETVISSNFVTPCLCFQVWWKGKALRREFCPFKNQHDALERMQHNVSVSLEEFQMREGGTGLGWNVTTPCRLEAEVWLCKKELAGGRCEEVTGSRQRLHNHAHAGWRTTRNGHWTTGEFNVSSHPLLCVQIKIHGMESHLEPQCPFTTSRWKWSLLLLIGLLLICLAILGAYFIQGVVKGYVWRWLKEDDVKGAVGGGHVVLLYPPDGNQGLPELMCHLGSSLQALGFSVSLDLWSQAELSMLGPVPWLHSRLDRLKRQGGKVVLVLTQATWIKAEEWGAQSWERNTASNGNRYKKEEEEGRSDAASAPCVDVFSASFSCILADYLQGRAGERFMLVQFESLPPETQGGAWPLPELFRGLHVYSLPSQSLGFLTELAGARQMATASARRKRAGSLRVASRALARGLSGFTAGTTILRFPGKSQSCVGLGVEESGEMVPLQPCLITPPSSPEHKPQYQRNGMGLTAGEYDP from the exons ATGGACTCCGCGCTGCGCCTCCACCTCCGGAGGCCACGGTTTCACTttgtgctcctgctgctgctccagctgcgCCTCGGCCTGTTGGTGTCCGCGGGAGAGCTGGAGATGATGGAGCAAGACGCACCTGAGCTCATGTGTAGCGAG GGTTTGTGGGACTGCCACGTGAAGTCAG TCTCTCAGTTCGCTGCTGCGCTGCCTGATCCTAACGATGCAGTGCATGTTACACACGTGCATCTGAAAGTGATGCTGTGCTGCTCGGATGCTCAAGactgtgaaccctgcctgcggaTCATCATCACAGTCAAAG TTGCTGAAGAGGTTTCTGAGGAGTCAGTGGAAGACGCCGATAAACAGGAGTTATTCAGCATGAATCAAAAGATGGAGGGAAGTGGTCAGAATGTGCTCCCCCAACCAACAG CTTTGGTGAAAGTGTGTCTCAGCTCTCCAGGCCACAGTGAAATTTGTAAGATGCTAAATTTCAAACTGAGTCCCTCAACTTTAGCTTCTCAACAGCCCACACATAAG ATGCAGCTGCTGTTGACGGAGACGGTGATGTTCGACAGTCCTGTTGTGGTCCAAGTCCACGCACATTCAAAGGAAACTCTCAATGTCCAAAAAATCACAGTCCCGTCTTTAGAAGAAG TTTGCTCCATGAACCTGGAGGCGCATGTAAAGGAATGCGATG TTCCCAGACTCCGAGCTGAGACGGATCCCAGGAAAAACGTGGTCCTCCTCCACCTGGAAAACACTAAAGCCAGACAAGATGATCTCATGTATCAGATGATTTGGAACGAAAGACCTGGAGAGATTCTTGCATGG CCCAAAGGCCAGAGAGAAACGGTCATATCTTCAAACTTTGTTACACCATGTCTGTGCTTCCAG GTGTGGTGGAAGGGAAAAGCCCTTCGAAGAGAATTCTGTCCTTTCAAAAACCAACATG atgcACTTGAAAGAATGCAGCACAATGTGTCTGTGTCCCTGGAGGAGTTTCAGATGAGGGAGGGTGGCACAGGGCTTGGCTGGAATGTGACTACCCCCTGCAGACTGGAGGCAGAGGTGTGGCTGTGCAAGAAAGAGCTGGCAGGAGGCCGATGTGAGGAGGTGACCGGCTCCAGACAGCGGCTGCACAACCATGCACATGCTGGCTGGAGGACAACACGCAATGGACACTGG ACGACAGGAGAGTTCAATGTGTCATCACACCCTCTGCTTTGTGTTCAG ATAAAGATACATGGGATGGAGTCACACTTGGAGCCCCAGTGTCCATTTACAA CATCTCGGTGGAAATGGAGCCTGCTGCTCCTCATCGGATTACTGCTGATATGTTTGGCCATACTCGGAGCCTATTTCATACAAGGGGTTGTGAAAG GCTACGTATGGCGATGGTTGAAAGAGGACGACGTGAAAG GTGCAGTGGGTGGTGGTCATGTGGTGTTGCTGTACCCACCTGATGGTAACCAGGGCTTGCCGGAGCTGATGTGTCACCTGGGCTCGTCCCTCCAGGCCCTGGGCTTCAGCGTGTCTCTGGACCTGTGGAGCCAGGCTGAGCTCAGCATGCTTGGCCCCGTCCCTTGGCTCCATTCAAGACTGGACCGTCTTAAGCGGCAGGGAGGCAAAGTGGTGCTAGTTCTAACCCAGGCCACCTGGATAAAGGCAGAAGAATGGGGAGCTCAGAGCTGGGAGAGAAACACCGCCAGCAATGGGAATAGATacaagaaggaagaggaggaagggaggagcgACGCTGCTTCCGCTCCCTGTGTGGATGTCTTCAGTGCTTCGTTTAGCTGCATTCTAGCAGACTATTTACAGGGCCGTGCGGGGGAGCGGTTTATGTTGGTACAGTTTGAATCACTTCCACCAGAGACTCAAGGTGGTGCTTGGCCGCTACCAGAACTCTTTCGCGGCCTTCATGTCTACAGCCTCCCCTCCCAGAGCCTGGGCTTTCTGACTGAGCTGGCTGGAGCTCGGCAAATGGCCACTGCATCAGCCAGACGGAAGCGGGCAGGCAGCCTCAGGGTGGCGTCCCGAGCTTTGGCGAGAGGGCTGTCTGGGTTCACAGCAGGGACAACAATACTACGCTTTCCAGGGAAGTCCCAGAGCTGTGTTGGGTTAGGTGTAGAAGAGTCTGGAGAAATGGTTCCATTGCAGCCATGTCTTATTACTCCTCCCTCCAGCCCCGAACACAAGCCCCAATATCAACGAAATGGAATGGGTCTGACAGCCGGAGAGTATGACCCATGA
- the LOC109635028 gene encoding interleukin-17 receptor C isoform X6 — protein MDSALRLHLRRPRFHFVLLLLLQLRLGLLVSAGELEMMEQDAPELMCSEGLWDCHVKSVSQFAAALPDPNDAVHVTHVHLKVMLCCSDAQDCEPCLRIIITVKVAEEVSEESVEDADKQELFSMNQKMEGSGQNVLPQPTALVKVCLSSPGHSEICKMLNFKLSPSTLASQQPTHKMQLLLTETVMFDSPVVVQVHAHSKETLNVQKITVPSLEEVPRLRAETDPRKNVVLLHLENTKARQDDLMYQMIWNERPGEILAWPKGQRETVISSNFVTPCLCFQVWWKGKALRREFCPFKNQHDALERMQHNVSVSLEEFQMREGGTGLGWNVTTPCRLEAEVWLCKKELAGGRCEEVTGSRQRLHNHAHAGWRTTRNGHWTTGEFNVSSHPLLCVQIKIHGMESHLEPQCPFTTSRWKWSLLLLIGLLLICLAILGAYFIQGVVKGYVWRWLKEDDVKGAVGGGHVVLLYPPDGNQGLPELMCHLGSSLQALGFSVSLDLWSQAELSMLGPVPWLHSRLDRLKRQGGKVVLVLTQATWIKAEEWGAQSWERNTASNGNRYKKEEEEGRSDAASAPCVDVFSASFSCILADYLQGRAGERFMLVQFESLPPETQGGAWPLPELFRGLHVYSLPSQSLGFLTELAGARQMATASARRKRAGSLRVASRALARGLSGFTAGTTILRFPGKSQSCVGLGVEESGEMVPLQPCLITPPSSPEHKPQYQRNGMGLTAGEYDP, from the exons ATGGACTCCGCGCTGCGCCTCCACCTCCGGAGGCCACGGTTTCACTttgtgctcctgctgctgctccagctgcgCCTCGGCCTGTTGGTGTCCGCGGGAGAGCTGGAGATGATGGAGCAAGACGCACCTGAGCTCATGTGTAGCGAG GGTTTGTGGGACTGCCACGTGAAGTCAG TCTCTCAGTTCGCTGCTGCGCTGCCTGATCCTAACGATGCAGTGCATGTTACACACGTGCATCTGAAAGTGATGCTGTGCTGCTCGGATGCTCAAGactgtgaaccctgcctgcggaTCATCATCACAGTCAAAG TTGCTGAAGAGGTTTCTGAGGAGTCAGTGGAAGACGCCGATAAACAGGAGTTATTCAGCATGAATCAAAAGATGGAGGGAAGTGGTCAGAATGTGCTCCCCCAACCAACAG CTTTGGTGAAAGTGTGTCTCAGCTCTCCAGGCCACAGTGAAATTTGTAAGATGCTAAATTTCAAACTGAGTCCCTCAACTTTAGCTTCTCAACAGCCCACACATAAG ATGCAGCTGCTGTTGACGGAGACGGTGATGTTCGACAGTCCTGTTGTGGTCCAAGTCCACGCACATTCAAAGGAAACTCTCAATGTCCAAAAAATCACAGTCCCGTCTTTAGAAGAAG TTCCCAGACTCCGAGCTGAGACGGATCCCAGGAAAAACGTGGTCCTCCTCCACCTGGAAAACACTAAAGCCAGACAAGATGATCTCATGTATCAGATGATTTGGAACGAAAGACCTGGAGAGATTCTTGCATGG CCCAAAGGCCAGAGAGAAACGGTCATATCTTCAAACTTTGTTACACCATGTCTGTGCTTCCAG GTGTGGTGGAAGGGAAAAGCCCTTCGAAGAGAATTCTGTCCTTTCAAAAACCAACATG atgcACTTGAAAGAATGCAGCACAATGTGTCTGTGTCCCTGGAGGAGTTTCAGATGAGGGAGGGTGGCACAGGGCTTGGCTGGAATGTGACTACCCCCTGCAGACTGGAGGCAGAGGTGTGGCTGTGCAAGAAAGAGCTGGCAGGAGGCCGATGTGAGGAGGTGACCGGCTCCAGACAGCGGCTGCACAACCATGCACATGCTGGCTGGAGGACAACACGCAATGGACACTGG ACGACAGGAGAGTTCAATGTGTCATCACACCCTCTGCTTTGTGTTCAG ATAAAGATACATGGGATGGAGTCACACTTGGAGCCCCAGTGTCCATTTACAA CATCTCGGTGGAAATGGAGCCTGCTGCTCCTCATCGGATTACTGCTGATATGTTTGGCCATACTCGGAGCCTATTTCATACAAGGGGTTGTGAAAG GCTACGTATGGCGATGGTTGAAAGAGGACGACGTGAAAG GTGCAGTGGGTGGTGGTCATGTGGTGTTGCTGTACCCACCTGATGGTAACCAGGGCTTGCCGGAGCTGATGTGTCACCTGGGCTCGTCCCTCCAGGCCCTGGGCTTCAGCGTGTCTCTGGACCTGTGGAGCCAGGCTGAGCTCAGCATGCTTGGCCCCGTCCCTTGGCTCCATTCAAGACTGGACCGTCTTAAGCGGCAGGGAGGCAAAGTGGTGCTAGTTCTAACCCAGGCCACCTGGATAAAGGCAGAAGAATGGGGAGCTCAGAGCTGGGAGAGAAACACCGCCAGCAATGGGAATAGATacaagaaggaagaggaggaagggaggagcgACGCTGCTTCCGCTCCCTGTGTGGATGTCTTCAGTGCTTCGTTTAGCTGCATTCTAGCAGACTATTTACAGGGCCGTGCGGGGGAGCGGTTTATGTTGGTACAGTTTGAATCACTTCCACCAGAGACTCAAGGTGGTGCTTGGCCGCTACCAGAACTCTTTCGCGGCCTTCATGTCTACAGCCTCCCCTCCCAGAGCCTGGGCTTTCTGACTGAGCTGGCTGGAGCTCGGCAAATGGCCACTGCATCAGCCAGACGGAAGCGGGCAGGCAGCCTCAGGGTGGCGTCCCGAGCTTTGGCGAGAGGGCTGTCTGGGTTCACAGCAGGGACAACAATACTACGCTTTCCAGGGAAGTCCCAGAGCTGTGTTGGGTTAGGTGTAGAAGAGTCTGGAGAAATGGTTCCATTGCAGCCATGTCTTATTACTCCTCCCTCCAGCCCCGAACACAAGCCCCAATATCAACGAAATGGAATGGGTCTGACAGCCGGAGAGTATGACCCATGA
- the LOC109635028 gene encoding interleukin-17 receptor C isoform X3 — translation MDSALRLHLRRPRFHFVLLLLLQLRLGLLVSAGELEMMEQDAPELMCSEGLWDCHVKSVSQFAAALPDPNDAVHVTHVHLKVMLCCSDAQDCEPCLRIIITVKVAEEVSEESVEDADKQELFSMNQKMEGSGQNVLPQPTALVKVCLSSPGHSEICKMLNFKLSPSTLASQQPTHKQMQLLLTETVMFDSPVVVQVHAHSKETLNVQKITVPSLEEVCSMNLEAHVKECDVPRLRAETDPRKNVVLLHLENTKARQDDLMYQMIWNERPGEILAWPKGQRETVISSNFVTPCLCFQVWWKGKALRREFCPFKNQHDALERMQHNVSVSLEEFQMREGGTGLGWNVTTPCRLEAEVWLCKKELAGGRCEEVTGSRQRLHNHAHAGWRTTRNGHWTTGEFNVSSHPLLCVQIKIHGMESHLEPQCPFTTSRWKWSLLLLIGLLLICLAILGAYFIQGVVKGYVWRWLKEDDVKVGGGHVVLLYPPDGNQGLPELMCHLGSSLQALGFSVSLDLWSQAELSMLGPVPWLHSRLDRLKRQGGKVVLVLTQATWIKAEEWGAQSWERNTASNGNRYKKEEEEGRSDAASAPCVDVFSASFSCILADYLQGRAGERFMLVQFESLPPETQGGAWPLPELFRGLHVYSLPSQSLGFLTELAGARQMATASARRKRAGSLRVASRALARGLSGFTAGTTILRFPGKSQSCVGLGVEESGEMVPLQPCLITPPSSPEHKPQYQRNGMGLTAGEYDP, via the exons ATGGACTCCGCGCTGCGCCTCCACCTCCGGAGGCCACGGTTTCACTttgtgctcctgctgctgctccagctgcgCCTCGGCCTGTTGGTGTCCGCGGGAGAGCTGGAGATGATGGAGCAAGACGCACCTGAGCTCATGTGTAGCGAG GGTTTGTGGGACTGCCACGTGAAGTCAG TCTCTCAGTTCGCTGCTGCGCTGCCTGATCCTAACGATGCAGTGCATGTTACACACGTGCATCTGAAAGTGATGCTGTGCTGCTCGGATGCTCAAGactgtgaaccctgcctgcggaTCATCATCACAGTCAAAG TTGCTGAAGAGGTTTCTGAGGAGTCAGTGGAAGACGCCGATAAACAGGAGTTATTCAGCATGAATCAAAAGATGGAGGGAAGTGGTCAGAATGTGCTCCCCCAACCAACAG CTTTGGTGAAAGTGTGTCTCAGCTCTCCAGGCCACAGTGAAATTTGTAAGATGCTAAATTTCAAACTGAGTCCCTCAACTTTAGCTTCTCAACAGCCCACACATAAG CAGATGCAGCTGCTGTTGACGGAGACGGTGATGTTCGACAGTCCTGTTGTGGTCCAAGTCCACGCACATTCAAAGGAAACTCTCAATGTCCAAAAAATCACAGTCCCGTCTTTAGAAGAAG TTTGCTCCATGAACCTGGAGGCGCATGTAAAGGAATGCGATG TTCCCAGACTCCGAGCTGAGACGGATCCCAGGAAAAACGTGGTCCTCCTCCACCTGGAAAACACTAAAGCCAGACAAGATGATCTCATGTATCAGATGATTTGGAACGAAAGACCTGGAGAGATTCTTGCATGG CCCAAAGGCCAGAGAGAAACGGTCATATCTTCAAACTTTGTTACACCATGTCTGTGCTTCCAG GTGTGGTGGAAGGGAAAAGCCCTTCGAAGAGAATTCTGTCCTTTCAAAAACCAACATG atgcACTTGAAAGAATGCAGCACAATGTGTCTGTGTCCCTGGAGGAGTTTCAGATGAGGGAGGGTGGCACAGGGCTTGGCTGGAATGTGACTACCCCCTGCAGACTGGAGGCAGAGGTGTGGCTGTGCAAGAAAGAGCTGGCAGGAGGCCGATGTGAGGAGGTGACCGGCTCCAGACAGCGGCTGCACAACCATGCACATGCTGGCTGGAGGACAACACGCAATGGACACTGG ACGACAGGAGAGTTCAATGTGTCATCACACCCTCTGCTTTGTGTTCAG ATAAAGATACATGGGATGGAGTCACACTTGGAGCCCCAGTGTCCATTTACAA CATCTCGGTGGAAATGGAGCCTGCTGCTCCTCATCGGATTACTGCTGATATGTTTGGCCATACTCGGAGCCTATTTCATACAAGGGGTTGTGAAAG GCTACGTATGGCGATGGTTGAAAGAGGACGACGTGAAAG TGGGTGGTGGTCATGTGGTGTTGCTGTACCCACCTGATGGTAACCAGGGCTTGCCGGAGCTGATGTGTCACCTGGGCTCGTCCCTCCAGGCCCTGGGCTTCAGCGTGTCTCTGGACCTGTGGAGCCAGGCTGAGCTCAGCATGCTTGGCCCCGTCCCTTGGCTCCATTCAAGACTGGACCGTCTTAAGCGGCAGGGAGGCAAAGTGGTGCTAGTTCTAACCCAGGCCACCTGGATAAAGGCAGAAGAATGGGGAGCTCAGAGCTGGGAGAGAAACACCGCCAGCAATGGGAATAGATacaagaaggaagaggaggaagggaggagcgACGCTGCTTCCGCTCCCTGTGTGGATGTCTTCAGTGCTTCGTTTAGCTGCATTCTAGCAGACTATTTACAGGGCCGTGCGGGGGAGCGGTTTATGTTGGTACAGTTTGAATCACTTCCACCAGAGACTCAAGGTGGTGCTTGGCCGCTACCAGAACTCTTTCGCGGCCTTCATGTCTACAGCCTCCCCTCCCAGAGCCTGGGCTTTCTGACTGAGCTGGCTGGAGCTCGGCAAATGGCCACTGCATCAGCCAGACGGAAGCGGGCAGGCAGCCTCAGGGTGGCGTCCCGAGCTTTGGCGAGAGGGCTGTCTGGGTTCACAGCAGGGACAACAATACTACGCTTTCCAGGGAAGTCCCAGAGCTGTGTTGGGTTAGGTGTAGAAGAGTCTGGAGAAATGGTTCCATTGCAGCCATGTCTTATTACTCCTCCCTCCAGCCCCGAACACAAGCCCCAATATCAACGAAATGGAATGGGTCTGACAGCCGGAGAGTATGACCCATGA